A stretch of the Petroclostridium xylanilyticum genome encodes the following:
- a CDS encoding cupin domain-containing protein, whose product MNKSKNLSESVMFPKGEKITNDYFIGTAWLEMLVSNDSIFNCPIYNVTFEPGARNNWHKHPGGQILLVTGGKGYYQEEGKPVQVLHAGDVVKINPAVKHWHGATPDSWFTHIGITTNPQKGDAEWLEPVTDEEYMDCSV is encoded by the coding sequence ATGAACAAATCAAAAAATTTAAGTGAAAGTGTAATGTTCCCGAAAGGTGAAAAAATTACGAATGACTATTTTATAGGGACAGCATGGCTTGAAATGCTGGTTTCTAATGACAGCATCTTTAATTGCCCGATATACAATGTAACTTTCGAGCCAGGCGCAAGAAATAATTGGCATAAACATCCAGGTGGGCAGATTCTGCTTGTTACAGGCGGCAAAGGATATTATCAGGAAGAAGGCAAGCCTGTACAGGTGCTTCACGCAGGGGATGTAGTAAAGATCAATCCGGCTGTAAAACACTGGCATGGTGCTACACCGGATAGCTGGTTTACACATATCGGAATAACAACAAATCCTCAAAAGGGAGACGCCGAATGGTTAGAACCCGTAACGGATGAAGAATATATGGATTGTTCAGTCTAA
- a CDS encoding cyclophilin-like fold protein, with translation MAIFYRDFGYANGLIILGKIKSGIEKLASIRGDFTVTIEKIN, from the coding sequence TTGGCTATATTTTATAGAGATTTTGGTTATGCAAATGGACTTATTATATTGGGTAAGATTAAATCTGGCATAGAAAAGCTTGCAAGTATTCGCGGTGATTTTACGGTTACAATTGAAAAAATTAACTAA
- a CDS encoding MerR family transcriptional regulator: MTIAEVSEKFNVSQDTLRYYERIGLIPRVNRNKSGIRDYTEEDCKWVEFIICMRNAGLPIEVLIEYVELFQQGDATIEARKELLTEQRKQLIARMEDMQKTLERLNYKIAVYEQIVVEKEKELKRSEN; the protein is encoded by the coding sequence ATGACGATTGCAGAAGTAAGTGAAAAATTTAATGTTTCACAGGATACACTCCGCTATTATGAACGCATCGGACTGATTCCTCGTGTGAACCGTAATAAAAGCGGAATCAGGGATTATACTGAAGAAGACTGTAAGTGGGTCGAGTTTATCATATGTATGCGGAATGCAGGTCTTCCGATTGAAGTATTGATTGAGTATGTCGAGTTGTTTCAACAGGGTGATGCGACCATTGAGGCCAGAAAAGAACTTTTGACCGAGCAGCGTAAGCAGTTAATTGCAAGAATGGAAGATATGCAGAAAACACTGGAACGCCTGAATTATAAAATTGCAGTATATGAACAGATAGTAGTTGAAAAAGAAAAAGAACTAAAGAGATC